The Ahaetulla prasina isolate Xishuangbanna chromosome 4, ASM2864084v1, whole genome shotgun sequence genome has a window encoding:
- the LOC131197972 gene encoding vomeronasal type-2 receptor 26-like — protein sequence MVAIIGGSHTKTCLNIAIILCNYKFPQITFGSPPLMYNDNSTLFVKWMFPDEMHHLKGILHVLLHFGWNWVGLISLFEEDRERFVQKGLSMFSERGICFDFMECIPKMMYGSQAAEMVEEADKLYRVIMGSTVIAVIFNAEATSIVALRVILSLLDSDDIPKERKAKVWIMPPQMEFTSILMQRPLPIDFLHGSISFALHSKELMGFQQFMQKRNPNLEKHDGFIRDFWKDTFECSFSSDITDGNAERICTGEEKLETLPNSVFETSVGGHSYSIYNAVYAVAHALRALHASKLKESRKIDKRSWKYFLRSPWQLHHFLQQVSFNNSAGEQVSFGPNGELETGFDIFSWVTFPNMSFLKVQIGKIDPMAPPEKFLTISAKDAVWPLIFNQLENLDDCFPCPEDQHPSKDRDHCLPKTVTYLTFQEPLGISLVTISVSFSVISVVVLRIFIKHQDTPIVKANNRNLTYILLIALLLSFLCTLLFIGQPDQVKCLLRQTTFGITFSIALSCILGKTTIVVLAFMTTKPGSKMRKWVGRRMANTIVLSVFTAQFIICVVWLAISPPFPDSDMHSVVEEIVLECNEGSTTMFYTVLGFMGLLTAVTFTVAFLARNLPDSFNEAKFITFSMLVFCSVWVSFVPTYLSTKGKYVVAVEIFSILASAAGLLGCIFFPKCYIIILRPDLNKKEQLMKK from the exons ATGGTTGCCATCATTGGAGGATCCCATACTAAAACCTGTCTCAACATTGCAATCATTCTGTGCAACTACAAATTTCCCCAG ATCACATTTGGATCACCACCGTTGATGTATAATGACAACTCAACACTTTTTGTAAAATGGATGTTCCCCGATGAGATGCACCATCTTAAAGGGATACTGCACGTACTGTTGCATTTTGGATGGAATTGGGTTGGGTTGATTTCTCTGTTTGAGGAAGATAGAGAGAGATTTGTTCAAAAGGGTCTTTCCATGTTTTCTGAGAGAGGAATCTGCTTTGACTTTATGGAATGTATTCCCAAAATGATGTATGGTAGTCAAGCTGCTGAAATGGTGGAGGAAGCAGATAAATTATATAGAGTGATCATGGGGAGTACAGTCATTGCAGTGATCTTCAATGCTGAAGCTACAAGCATAGTGGCTTTGAGGGTGATACTCTCTCTCTTAGATTCTGACGATATTCCAAAGGAGAGAAAAGCCAAAGTTTGGATCATGCCACCTCAAATGGAATTCACCTCCATTCTAATGCAAAGACCATTGCCCATTGATTTTCTCCATGGTTCAATTTCCTTTGCACTTCACTCCAAGGAGCTAATGGGATTCCAACAATTTATGCAGAAGAGAAACCCAAACTTAGAAAAACACGATGGGTTTATTAGGGATTTCTGGAAAGATACATTTGAATGCTCATTCTCCAGTGATATTACAGATGGGAATGCTGAAAGGATCTGCACTGGAGAAGAGAAGCTGGAGACTCTTCCTAATTCTGTCTTTGAGACCAGCGTGGGTGGACATAGTTACAGCATCTACAATGCAGTCTATGCTGTGGCACATGCTCTGAGGGCCTTGCATGCCTCCAAACTCAAAGAGAGTCGAAAAATTGATAAAAGGAGCTGGAAGTACTTCCTTCGATCACCATGGCAG CTCCATCACTTTTTGCAGCAAGTCTCTTTTAACAACAGTGCTGGAGAACAGGTTTcttttggccccaatggagaattGGAAACTGGGTTTGATATTTTCAGTTGGGTCACATTTCCAAACATGTCCTTTCTGAAAGTCCAAATTGGAAAGATAGACCCCATGGCTCCCCCAGAAAAGTTCCTTACCATTTCTGCCAAGGATGCGGTTTGGCCCCTCATATTTAACCAG CTGGAGA ACTTAGATGACTGTTTCCCATGTCCAGAGGATCAACATCCAAGCAAGGATCGAGACCATTGTCTTCCAAAAACTGTAACTTATTTAACTTTCCAAGAGCCGCTGGGTATTTCTTTGGTAACGATTTCAGTTTCCTTTTCTGTCATCTCAGTTGTGGTGCTGAGAATCTTCATTAAACACCAGgacactcccattgtcaaagccaacaacaggaACCTCACCTACATTCTTCTCAttgctctcctcctctccttcctttgcaCTCTACTCTTCATTGGGCAACCTGACCAAGTGAAATGTCTCTTGAGGCAAACTACTTTTGGCATCACTTTCTCTATAGCCCTTTCTTGTATTTTGGGTAAAACAACCATCGTAGTTCTTGCtttcatgaccaccaagccaggctccaaaatgaggaaatgggtggggagAAGGATGGCCAACACAATCGTCCTATCTGTCTTCACGGCTCAGTTCATCATCTGTGTAGTGTGGTTGGCAATTTCTCCACCATTTCCAGATTCAGACATGCACTCCGTGGTTGAAGAAATTGTCTTGGAATGTAATGAAGGTTCAACCACAATGTTTTATACTGTCCTTGGCTTTATGGGTCTCTTGACTGCTGTCACTTTCACAGTGGCCTTCTTGGCTAGGAATTTACCTGATAGcttcaatgaagccaaattcatcaccttcagcatgttggtcttttgcAGTGTCTGGGTGTCATTTGTTCCCACCTACTTGAGCACCAAGGGGAAATATGTGgttgctgtggagatcttctccattttggcttcagCGGCTGGATTACTGGGTTGTATCTTTTTCCCCAAGTGCTATATCATTATTCTTAGGCCTGATTTGAATAAGAAGGAGCAACTAATGAAAAAGTAA
- the LOC131197973 gene encoding vomeronasal type-2 receptor 116-like has protein sequence MLTSPIYNCKLSSPLPVVHKYYQSGDLIIAAIIYQVFFLSNEIIFESLPTREVLDQYMFITHNYQQALALAFAVKEINGHSEILPNVSLGFHIATNNLEEYTTYLLVMEFLSTKDQFIPNYKCNDQTNTVAVIGGPRTKTCLNMATTLCNYKFPQLTYGSAPLMNDDQAGIFVKWMFPDEIHQLKGILQLLLHFGWTWVGLISRYEEDRERFVQKSLSMFSAKGICFDFIECLPQMMYGSQAAEMVEKADKIYTVIMWSTVIAVIFNGEMTSILTLRMMVSVLDSDDIPKERKAKVWIMTAQMEFTSFLMQRQLPIDFLHGAISFALHSKELAEFQQFMQKRIPNLEKDDGFIRDFWKDAFECSFSSDVRDENAERICTGEEKLETLPNSVFETTTGGHSYSIYNAIYAVAHALKALHASKLKAGEKIVERRWKLQSPWQTLPLSICNEKCPFGYSKVKIEEKLSCCYDCRQCPEGKIADQMDLDDCFPCPEDQYPNKGQDNCLPKIVTYLTFHEPLGISLVTISVSFSVISAMVLGIFIKHKDTPIVKANNRNLTYILLIALLLSFLCTLLFIGQPDQVKCLLRQTTFGITFSIALSCILGKTTIVVLAFMATKPGSKMMKWVGRRMANTIVLSVFMAQFSICVVWLAISPPFPDSDMHSMVEEIVLECNEGSTTMFYTVLGFMGLLTAVTFTVAFLARNLPDSFNEAKFITFSMLVFCSVWVSFVPTYLSTKGKYVVAVEIFSILASAAGLLGCIFSPKCYIIILRPDLNKKEQLIKK, from the exons ATGTTAACATCTCCTATTTACAATTGCAAGCTCAGTAGTCCTCTTCCAGTGGTTCACAAGTATTATCAGTCTGGGGACTTAATCATTGCTGCAATTATTTATCAagtcttctttctttccaatGAGATCATTTTCGAAAGCCTTCCTACTCGTGAAGTACTTGATCAGTACAT GTTCATCACTCATAATTATCAACAAGCTTTGGCTCTGGCATTCGCTGTAAAGGAGATCAATGGACATTCTGAGATTTTACCCAATGTTAGCCTCGGTTTCCACATCGCTACCAATAATCTCGAGGAATATACAACGTATCTTTTAGTAATGGAATTTCTATCTACAAAAGATCAATTTATCCCCAACTACAAATGTAATGACCAGACCAATACGGTAGCTGTCATTGGAGGACCACGTACTAAAACCTGTCTCAACATGGCAACAACTCTGTGCAACTACAAGTTTCCCCAG CTTACATATGGATCAGCTCCTTTGATGAATGATGACCAAGCAGGAATTTTTGTCAAATGGATGTTCCCTGATGAGATCCACCAACTTAAAGGAATACTGCAATTATTGTTACATTTTGGATGGACCTGGGTTGGGTTGATTTCTCGATATGAGGAAGATAGGGAGAGGTTTGTTCAAAAGAGTCTTTCCATGTTTTCAGCAAAAGGAATCTGCTTTGACTTTATAGAATGTCTACCCCAAATGATGTATGGTAGTCAAGCTGCTGAAATGGTGGagaaggcagataaaatatatacAGTGATCATGTGGAGTACAGTCATTGCAGTGATCTTTAATGGTGAAATGACGAGCATACTGACATTGAGGATGATGGTCTCTGTTTTAGATTCTGATGATATTCCCAAAGAGAGAAAAGCCAAAGTTTGGATCATGACAGCTCAAATGGAATTCACCTCTTTTCTAATGCAAAGACAGTTGCCCATTGATTTTCTCCATGGTGCAATTTCCTTTGCACTTCACTCCAAGGAGCTAGCTGAATTCCAACAATTTATGCAGAAGAGAATCCCAAACTTAGAAAAAGACGATGGGTTTATTAGAGATTTCTGGAAAGATGCATTTGAATGCTCATTCTCTAGTGATGTTAGAGATGAGAATGCTGAAAGGATCTGCACTGGAGAAGAAAAGCTGGAGACTCTTCCTAATTCTGTCTTTGAGACCACCACGGGTGGACATAGCTACAGTATTTACAATGCAATCTATGCTGTGGCACATGCTCTGAAGGCCTTGCATGCCTCCAAACTCAAAGCGGGTGAAAAAATTGTTGAGAGAAGATGGAAGCTTCAATCACCATGGCAG ACTTTGCCTCTTTCCATCTGTAATGAGAAATGTCCTTTTGGCTACAGCAAggtaaaaatagaagagaaattatCCTGCTGCTATGACTGTAGACAGTGTCCAGAAGGGAAGATAGCTGACCAAATGG ACTTAGATGATTGTTTCCCATGTCCAGAGGATCAATATCCAAACAAAGGTCAAGATAATTGTCTTCCAAAAATTGTAACTTATTTGACTTTCCATGAGCCGTTGGGTATTTCTTTGGTAACGATTTCAGTTTCCTTTTCTGTCATCTCAGCTATGGTATTAGGAATCTTCATTAAACACAAGgacactcccattgtcaaagccaacaacaggaACCTCACCTACATTCTTCTCATTGCTCTCCTGCTCTCCTTCCTTTGCACTCTGCTCTTCATTGGGCAACCTGACCAAGTGAAATGTCTCTTGAGGCAAACTACTTTTGGCATCACTTTCTCTATAGCCCTTTCTTGTATTTTGGGTAAAACAACCATAGTAGTtcttgctttcatggccaccaagccaggctCCAAAATGATGAAATGGGTGGGGAGAAGGATGGCCAACACAATCGTCCTATCTGTCTTCATGGCCCAGTTCTCCATCTGTGTAGTCTGGTTGGCAATTTCTCCCCCATTTCCAGATTCAGACATGCACTCCATGGTTGAAGAAATTGTTTTGGAATGTAATGAAGGTTCAACCACAATGTTTTATACTGTCCTTGGCTTTATGGGGCTCTTGACTGCTGTCACCTTCACAGTGGCCTTCTTGGCTAGGAATTTACCTGACAGcttcaatgaagccaaattcatcaccttcagcatgttggtcttttgcAGTGTCTGGGTGTCATTTGTTCCTACCTACTTGAGCACCAAGGGGAAATATGTGgttgctgtggagatcttctccattttggcttcagCGGCTGGATTACTGGGGTGTATCTTTTCCCCCAAGTGCTATATCATTATTCTGAGGCCTGATTTGAATAAGAAGGAGcaactaataaaaaaataa